In a single window of the Octopus sinensis linkage group LG1, ASM634580v1, whole genome shotgun sequence genome:
- the LOC115212331 gene encoding uncharacterized protein LOC115212331 encodes METNKQVQPNIINLSKKILSSTQIKILARGLKFTPTPRRPNPNEIKDNTLDFCHKLRLTEALYNFTSEDDSIVKNKSEYHPTNGRNKALDVFCDHITCFPYNTIPKQHIKSNLNLNEWKDLVELKNDINLTIKEADKGSAVVLMDTEYYKNLILSMLLTMKN; translated from the coding sequence atggaaacaaataaacaagtccAACCGAACATAATCAACCTGTCAAAGAAAATCCTGAGTTCTACACAAATCAAAATCCTAGCAAGAGGTCTAAAATTTACCCCTACCCCACGCAGACCGAACCCAAATGAAATTAAGGACAATACTTTGGACTTCTGCCATAAATTACGCCTCACAGAAGCTCTTTACAACTTTACCAGTGAAGATGACTcaatagtgaaaaacaaaagtGAGTACCATCCTACAAATGGTAGAAATAAAGCACTTGATGTTTTCTGTGATCACATAACTTGCTTTCCTTACAATACCATTCCAAAGCAACATATCAAATCCAACCTTAATTTAAACGAATGGAAAGACCTTGTCGAGCTAAAAAATGACATAAACCTCACTATTAAAGAAGCCGACAAAGGAAGTGCGGTAGTATTGATGGATACAGAGTACTACAAAAATTTAATACTTTCCATGTTACTTACTATGAAAAACTAA